The following proteins are encoded in a genomic region of Vulpes vulpes isolate BD-2025 chromosome X, VulVul3, whole genome shotgun sequence:
- the LOC140596282 gene encoding zinc finger X-linked protein ZXDB yields the protein MESPRLLPPRGTRQSGGAGSPAGGSRFHGGPDPRAGQVPARRLLLLRGPQDGGSGRRREEARAASRGPGLSPLAPRSDYASGGDSDDFFLVLLDPVGGDVETAGDGQAAGPVWREEAESVPQLQQGESGANPAGRQALGPRCLSAVPAPAPAQNPIPAPSLAPAAAFTGTVTIHNQNLLLRFENGVLTLATPPPPAWEPEVAPAPQPGGLMAPQAGVPHAAQPNDCPELPPDLLLAEPAEPAPAPAPEEEAEGRAAAESPRRPLGPGPGVVLYLCPEAQCGQTFAKKHQLKVHLLTHSSSQGQRPFKCPLGGCGWTFTTSYKLKRHLQSHDKLRPFGCPAEGCGKSFTTVYNLKAHMKGHEQENSFKCEVCEESFPTQAKLSAHQRSHFEPERPYQCAFSGCKKTFITVSALFSHNRAHFREQELFSCSFPGCSKQYDKACRLKIHLRSHTGERPFLCDFDGCGWNFTSMSKLLRHKRKHEDDRRFMCPVEGCGKSFTRAEHLKGHSITHLGTKPFVCPVEGCCARFSARSSLYIHSKKHLQDVDTWKSRCPVSTCNKLFTSKHSMKTHLAKRHNLGQDLLAQLEAANSLTPSSELTSQGQNDLSDAELVSLSSDVPGSSSAAVLDTALANSGILTIDVASVSSTLAGSLPANNNNNSLGQAVDPRALMAISDLPQSLDTSLFFGTTASGFQQSPLDMDDVSSLSVGPLVSLGSLAMKNSSQEPQALTPSSKLTVDTDALTPSSTLCENSVSELLTPTKAEWNVHPDSDFFGQEEETQFGFSSAAGNHGSQKETDLITVTGSSFLV from the coding sequence ATGGAAAGCCCAAGGCTGCTCCCGCCTCGAGGGACACGACAGAGCGGTGGTGCTGGCAGCCCCGCGGGCGGCAGCCGGTTCCACGGCGGCCCTGACCCGCGGGCTGGCCAGGTCCCCGCGCGCCGCCTCCTGCTGCTCCGGGGCCCCCAAGATGGCGGGTCCGGGAGGCGGCGCGAGGAGGCCCGCGCGGCCTCACGGGGCCCGGGCCTGAGCCCGTTGGCGCCCAGGTCGGATTATGCTAGTGGCGGCGACAGCGATGACTTCTTCCTGGTGCTGCTGGACCCGGTGGGTGGCGATGTGGAGACCGCGGGCGATGGCCAGGCCGCAGGGCCTGTATGGAGGGAGGAGGCCGAGTCGGTCCCACAGCTGCAGCAGGGTGAGAGTGGCGCGAATCCCGCGGGCCGCCAGGCGCTAGGCCCCCGCTGCCTGTCTGCAgtccccgccccagccccggcccagaACCCGATCCCCGCCCCAAGTCTGGCACCCGCCGCGGCCTTCACGGGCACCGTCACCATTCACAACCAAAACCTACTCTTGCGCTTCGAGAACGGTGTCCTCACCCTGGCCACACCCCCGCCGCCAGCCTGGGAGCCTGAGGTCGCGCCTGCCCCTCAGCCTGGGGGTCTGATGGCTCCGCAAGCGGGGGTCCCGCACGCCGCGCAGCCCAACGACTGCCCTGAGCTGCCGCCCGACCTCCTGCTGGCCGAGCCGGCTGAACCGGCGCCGGCCCCAGCGcctgaggaggaggcagagggccGGGCCGCAGCCGAGAGTCCCCGCAGGCCGCTGGGCCCGGGCCCGGGCGTGGTGCTGTACCTGTGTCCCGAGGCGCAGTGCGGACAGACCTTTGCCAAGAAGCACCAGCTGAAGGTGCACCTGCTGACTCACAGCAGCAGCCAGGGCCAACGGCCCTTCAAGTGCCCCCTGGGCGGCTGTGGATGGACTTTCACCACCTCCTACAAGCTCAAGAGGCACCTGCAGTCGCACGACAAACTGCGGCCCTTTGGTTGCCCTGCGGAGGGCTGTGGCAAGAGCTTCACCACGGTGTATAACCTCAAGGCGCACATGAAGGGCCATGAGCAGGAGAACTCGTTCAAATGCGAGGTGTGCGAGGAGAGCTTCCCCACTCAGGCCAAACTCAGCGCCCACCAGCGCAGCCATTTCGAACCTGAGAGGCCATACCAGTGCGCATTTTCCGGCTGCAAGAAGACGTTTATCACAGTGAGTGCCCTGTTTTCCCATAACCGTGCCCATTTCAGGGAACAGGAACTCTTTTCCTGCTCTTTTCCAGGCTGTAGCAAACAGTACGACAAGGCTTGTCGCCTGAAAATTCACCTGCGGAGCCACACAGGTGAGAGACCTTTCCTTTGTGACTTTGACGGCTGTGGCTGGAACTTCACCAGCATGTCCAAACTCTTGAGGCACAAAAGGAAGCACGAGGATGACCGGAGGTTCATGTGCCCTGTGGAAGGCTGTGGGAAATCTTTCACAAGGGCTGAGCATCTGAAAGGCCACAGCATAACCCACCTGGGCACAAAGCCTTTTGTGTGCCCTGTGGAAGGCTGCTGTGCCAGGTTCTCTGCTCGCAGTAGTCTCTACATTCACTCCAAGAAACACTTGCAGGACGTGGACACCTGGAAAAGCCGCTGCCCAGTCTCTACTTGTAATAAGCTCTTCACATCCAAGCACAGCATGAAGACCCACTTGGCCAAAAGGCACAACCTTGGCCAGGATCTCTTAGCTCAGCTAGAAGCTGCAAATTCTCTTACGCCCAGCAGTGAACTTACCAGCCAGGGACAGAATGACCTCAGTGATGCAGAACTAGTATCTCTCTCCTCTGATGTGCCTGGCAGTAGCTCCGCTGCAGTGCTGGACACAGCATTGGCAAACTCTGGAATCTTGACTATTGATGTGGCTTCTGTGAGTTCAACTCTGGCAGGGAGCCTccctgctaataataataataattcattagGGCAGGCTGTGGACCCTCGGGCCTTGATGGCCATCAGTGACCTTCCTCAGAGTCTGGatacctctctcttttttggaaCGACAGCCTCTGGTTTTCAGCAGAGTCCCTTAGATATGGATGATGTCTCAAGTCTAAGTGTGGGGCCATTGGTATCTCTGGGCTCTTTGGCTATGAAAAACTCGAGTCAAGAGCCCCAGGCTTTGACCCCCAGCAGTAAGCTTACAGTGGACACAGATGCTCTGACTCCTTCAAGCACCCTTTGTGAAAACAGTGTCTCAGAACTACTGACGCCAACCAAAGCAGAATGGAATGTACATCCTGACTCTGACTTCTTTGGACAGGAGGAAGAGACCCAGTTTGGATTCTCCAGTGCAGCAGGAAACCATGGTTCTCAGAAAGAAACAGATCTTATCACGGTGACTGGCAGCTCATTTTTGGTATGA